The following proteins are encoded in a genomic region of Candidatus Micrarchaeia archaeon:
- a CDS encoding AAA family ATPase: protein MNLFDKVSSKENIFKQEEALMPDFLPIDILHREKEINEIVMTINVLINGRKGENLFLIGPPGTGKTCSCKYILNELEEHTQKILPIYINCWENSSRFVILGIIAKYLEMMIPRRGISIDEVNERIEEGFEKSNYKGIVIVLDEIDRLFISKTNDDEVLYDLSRAKENLGVNISIIAISNNQEILLKLDNRIKSSLMPRTLEFKPYDPIALKDILKQRAKIAFFPNVLDEEVIPLCAAIGLNHNGDARISINALWKAAKDAEKNRQQKVSIENIQNIKLSLKTEEELKKELGKKIDYSIFNKQEIKILKILEKNREIETSVLYKKLKLNENEKRNIRNILDKLEKISIIKIEIENNKRKILLKL, encoded by the coding sequence ATGAATCTTTTTGATAAAGTCTCTTCAAAAGAAAATATATTTAAACAAGAAGAAGCTCTTATGCCTGATTTTTTACCTATAGATATTTTACATAGGGAAAAAGAAATAAATGAGATAGTAATGACAATAAACGTTCTTATTAATGGCAGAAAAGGCGAAAATTTATTTTTAATCGGCCCCCCAGGAACAGGTAAAACCTGTTCCTGCAAATATATTTTAAATGAATTAGAAGAACACACTCAAAAAATTTTACCTATTTATATAAATTGCTGGGAGAATTCTTCAAGATTTGTGATATTAGGGATAATTGCAAAATATTTAGAAATGATGATCCCAAGGAGAGGGATATCTATTGATGAAGTAAATGAAAGAATTGAAGAAGGTTTTGAAAAAAGTAATTATAAAGGGATAGTAATAGTTCTTGATGAAATTGATAGATTATTTATCTCAAAAACAAATGATGATGAAGTTTTATATGATTTGAGCAGAGCAAAAGAGAATTTAGGAGTAAATATTTCTATAATAGCAATTTCAAATAATCAAGAAATTTTATTAAAATTAGATAATAGAATAAAAAGTTCATTAATGCCGAGAACTTTAGAATTTAAACCATATGATCCAATTGCTTTAAAAGATATTTTAAAACAAAGAGCAAAAATAGCATTTTTTCCAAATGTATTAGACGAAGAAGTTATCCCTTTATGTGCTGCTATTGGTTTAAATCATAATGGAGATGCTAGAATTTCAATAAATGCTTTATGGAAAGCAGCAAAAGATGCAGAAAAAAATAGACAACAAAAAGTATCAATTGAAAATATTCAAAATATAAAACTTTCATTAAAAACAGAAGAAGAATTAAAAAAAGAATTAGGAAAAAAAATTGATTATTCTATATTTAATAAACAAGAGATAAAAATTTTAAAAATATTAGAAAAAAATAGGGAAATAGAAACAAGTGTATTATACAAAAAATTAAAATTAAATGAAAATGAAAAGCGAAATATACGAAATATTTTAGATAAATTGGAAAAAATAAGTATTATTAAAATAGAAATAGAAAATAACAAAAGAAAAATATTACTTAAATTATAA
- a CDS encoding tetratricopeptide repeat protein — translation MENKFKTQDELFLSETKINLSNIYPSKSKDINFELEGVKRILFEREGQELEKTLFYSKKYTIYIKYITDILKKELEGATGRKKEEEFITGVWGILMSNSKITFGKSETGFLYECMENYIFDCDTSSILIYDIAKELGMNVNLVLAPSHALIKTDNFYFETTGGAYYQLDAINKLYSYHIILNDNQINAITFNGISKRKEYFEDYKGAVEFCKKTVDLVPNFSDAYFNLGYSQYNLENYTEAIANFEKAIKLNPNDPDFYNGLANTQMKIGKYHGAVESYTKAIELAPKHQNIAFYYSNRSVAKDALGLYKEALKDINMAIKLDPSNEIFKLNKKNIELAIN, via the coding sequence ATGGAGAATAAATTTAAAACTCAAGATGAATTGTTTTTAAGTGAAACAAAAATTAATTTATCTAATATTTATCCATCAAAATCTAAGGACATAAATTTTGAATTAGAAGGAGTTAAAAGAATTTTATTTGAAAGAGAAGGGCAGGAATTAGAAAAAACCTTATTTTATTCAAAAAAATATACAATATATATAAAATATATTACAGATATCCTAAAAAAAGAATTAGAAGGAGCAACAGGAAGAAAAAAAGAAGAGGAATTTATAACTGGGGTTTGGGGAATATTAATGTCTAATTCAAAAATAACATTTGGGAAAAGTGAAACTGGTTTTTTATATGAATGTATGGAAAATTATATTTTTGATTGCGATACATCCTCAATTTTAATATATGATATAGCAAAAGAATTAGGAATGAATGTAAATTTAGTTTTAGCACCATCTCATGCTTTGATAAAAACAGATAATTTTTATTTTGAAACTACAGGGGGTGCTTATTATCAATTAGATGCAATAAATAAATTATATTCTTATCACATTATATTAAATGATAATCAAATTAATGCAATTACGTTTAATGGAATTTCAAAAAGAAAAGAGTATTTTGAAGATTATAAAGGGGCGGTGGAATTTTGTAAAAAAACAGTAGACTTAGTCCCTAATTTTTCAGATGCATATTTTAATCTTGGTTACAGCCAGTACAACTTAGAAAATTATACTGAAGCAATTGCTAATTTTGAAAAAGCAATCAAATTAAACCCTAATGATCCTGATTTTTATAATGGATTAGCCAATACACAAATGAAAATAGGAAAGTATCATGGGGCAGTAGAAAGTTATACTAAAGCAATAGAGCTAGCTCCTAAACATCAAAATATTGCTTTTTATTATAGTAATAGAAGTGTTGCTAAAGATGCATTAGGATTGTATAAAGAAGCATTAAAAGATATAAATATGGCAATAAAATTGGATCCTAGCAATGAAATATTTAAACTTAATAAAAAGAATATTGAATTGGCTATTAACTAA
- a CDS encoding M20/M25/M40 family metallo-hydrolase, which produces MADELLELTKNLVGMKTPCGDIRRLNRCMDFVIDYFHDTVKVKRFQYNRFPSVIISNYVRPNIILNSNIDVVGADDSMFIPKVKNGKLYGRGAYDSKAQVAAFMKVIKDNPTASIGLMITSDGETGGKWGSGRLVKDYPCKFVIVGEPTDLDIVYETKGALWIDVEYKGKSCDSSEPWKGVNAIEEGIKKINKVFKAYNSKSGFNPTYSLAAITTRNTFYNKIPDQAVFSLDIRFVGSPEPILKALKKEKFVFDGKKYPVLNKKIFPALKTKQDDKYLQLFKKAAEKAINKNIKLRKDSGFTDARYFKNAIEFGAQGENAHSDGEYVDIKSIHKVYDAVSAFVKAQEEKNK; this is translated from the coding sequence ATGGCAGATGAATTATTAGAACTTACAAAGAACTTAGTAGGAATGAAAACTCCTTGTGGAGACATAAGAAGATTAAATAGATGTATGGATTTTGTTATTGATTATTTTCATGATACTGTTAAAGTTAAAAGATTTCAATACAATAGATTTCCTTCAGTTATTATATCTAATTATGTAAGACCAAATATAATATTAAATTCTAATATAGATGTTGTTGGTGCAGATGATTCAATGTTTATCCCAAAAGTCAAAAATGGGAAATTATACGGTAGAGGAGCTTATGATTCAAAAGCTCAAGTTGCTGCATTTATGAAAGTAATAAAAGATAATCCAACTGCAAGCATTGGTTTAATGATAACCTCAGATGGAGAAACCGGTGGAAAATGGGGTTCTGGTAGATTAGTAAAGGATTATCCTTGTAAATTTGTGATTGTTGGGGAGCCAACAGACTTAGATATTGTTTATGAAACAAAAGGCGCATTATGGATTGATGTTGAATATAAAGGCAAAAGTTGTGATTCAAGTGAGCCTTGGAAAGGAGTTAATGCAATTGAAGAAGGGATTAAAAAAATTAATAAAGTGTTTAAAGCATATAATAGTAAATCTGGTTTTAATCCAACTTATAGTTTAGCTGCAATAACTACTAGAAATACATTTTATAATAAAATTCCTGATCAAGCTGTTTTTTCATTAGATATTCGTTTTGTTGGTTCTCCAGAGCCGATTTTAAAAGCACTTAAAAAAGAGAAATTTGTTTTTGATGGTAAAAAATACCCTGTTTTAAACAAAAAAATATTTCCTGCGCTTAAAACAAAACAAGATGATAAATATCTTCAATTATTTAAAAAAGCAGCAGAAAAAGCAATTAATAAAAATATAAAATTGAGAAAAGATTCTGGTTTTACAGATGCAAGATATTTCAAAAATGCAATAGAATTTGGTGCGCAAGGTGAAAATGCACATTCAGATGGAGAATATGTGGATATAAAAAGTATTCATAAGGTTTATGATGCAGTTTCTGCTTTTGTAAAAGCGCAAGAAGAAAAAAATAAATAA